GGCATCTGCACAGCAACAGCTTGCATCTATAGAACAATTAGAAACTCAAGCACATGGAACTGAAGAGATGGCGGAATCATTGATGAGAGAAGTAGAGAGATTTAAAATATAGTTATAAAGGCTGCCTAAGGGGCAGTCTTTTTTTGAAGAAATGGAAGCCAGGCTGCGTTGGTTTCAACATGAATTTGTGATAAAATAAAAAGAAAAAAGAGAGTTGGTTTTTTAATGAATATAAGCGTCATATCAGTAGGTAAGATAAAAGAAAAATACTTGGTTTCAGGCATAGGAGAATATGCCAAGAGACTTTCAAAATACTGCAAATTAAATCTCATAGAAGTATCAGATGAAAAATGCCCAGAGAATTTAAGTCCAGCAGATATGGATATTGTGAAATCAAAAGAAAAAGAGAGAATACTAAAGAAAATTCCCCAAAACACCACTATAATCACATTGGAAATAGAAGGTAAACAACTAACTAGCGAAGACTTTTCAAAGAAAATAGATGACTTCGGCCTAAGAGGACAGTCAAACCTCACATTTCTAATCGGTGGATCACTAGGTCTAGACGATGAACTCAAAAACATGAGCGACTTCAAACTTTCGTTTTCAAAGATGACATTTCCCCATCAGCTCATGAAGATGATACTGCTCGA
The window above is part of the Tissierellales bacterium genome. Proteins encoded here:
- the rlmH gene encoding 23S rRNA (pseudouridine(1915)-N(3))-methyltransferase RlmH; this encodes MNISVISVGKIKEKYLVSGIGEYAKRLSKYCKLNLIEVSDEKCPENLSPADMDIVKSKEKERILKKIPQNTTIITLEIEGKQLTSEDFSKKIDDFGLRGQSNLTFLIGGSLGLDDELKNMSDFKLSFSKMTFPHQLMKMILL